The genomic segment GCAGCTCGAATTCGACCATCTGATTTTTTAAACTGCGGATTGCATCTTGCAGTTCTTCGAAGGTACTGATGATCTTTTCCTGGGTTTCCATATTTTTCGATATTATAGCCATGATCTTTACTTAAAGTTTATATATTGTTGGTTTTTAATAATTTAAATAAAAGCATGTAAGGTATATACAAACGGTTTACAAAAATGTTTGGATGATTTGAGTGATATCTGTTTAGAGAAGTGCTTTTTTTTTGCGTTATTCGCGGAGCGTTGTATGGTGTTTAATCGTAAAATCGGATGAAAGAAAAAGCAATTGGAAATTATCAGTTAGAAATATGTGCCAACTCTGTGGCTTCCGCTATCGAGGCCGAAAGGGGCGGAGCTTCGCGTGTGGAATTTTGTCAGAATCTGGAAAACGGTGGTACAACTCCCTCGTATGGGCAGCTTAAACTCGTAAAAGAAAGGGTTAATATCGGTATTCATGTGCTTATCCGGCCGCGTGGTGGCGATTTTCTATATACCGAAGAAGAAATCCAGGAGATGATCACAGATATCCAGATCTGCAAAGAGCTGGGAATGGATGGTGTCGTCATAGGTATTCTAAATGCGGACGGTACAGTAGACAAGGATAATACCAAGCGTCTGATAGAAGCTGCTCGTCCTATGCATGTGACCTTTCACCGTGCGTTTGATCGGGTCGCCGATGCATTGGGATCTCTGGACGATATCATTGCTTTGGGGATCGACCGC from the Sphingobacterium thalpophilum genome contains:
- a CDS encoding copper homeostasis protein CutC, which gives rise to MKEKAIGNYQLEICANSVASAIEAERGGASRVEFCQNLENGGTTPSYGQLKLVKERVNIGIHVLIRPRGGDFLYTEEEIQEMITDIQICKELGMDGVVIGILNADGTVDKDNTKRLIEAARPMHVTFHRAFDRVADALGSLDDIIALGIDRILTSGLQNTAVQGIPLLKQLVERANGRIVIMPGAGVDASNILQILQETGAIAIHSSAKESQPSKMSFSQSQVQGMDEAQWMSSKEKVHQMVDLLKSL